The region CTGCTTTGTGCGAGTGGGCTCGGGGAGGTAGGGAGCGATCCCCCTGCCTCCCGCCTCCCCGACTTTCTCCGAGCCCAGCGAGTGGCGTTTGAGCTCCTGTAAAACGGCTCAGCTCTCTGTAATGGAAGGGGGTCTGCAGAGGCAGCTGTCGTGGGGACTTGCGGAAAGATGCAGGGAAGGAGCCTGGGTAAAACCGTTCCTGTCTTTAATGGGAACGGTGAGGGCCTGCAGCCTCCCACACAGACTGCTGTCTGCAAGGAGAGGATCGAGGCACAGTCGAGAGGAAGATGTGCAGATAACCGCAACGCTATCTTGGCACTCACTCGTGGACACGAATCACCTACGTGTAATGGAAAGGCTCCTAGGAAGCGACACGACCGTCTTCCCTTCCCCCACATAGTTTGTGTCCCGCTTAATAAAAGGAGCATTACgataaaaaacaacttttaatttcattcctaTTTCACAATTATTGTGTTGACGCTGGCGATCTCGCACTCTGTTTTGTGCGCGGCAGCGGCTGCGCGGGGGGGTGAGGCTCTTCCCTAGTGGGCGCTCGGCAAAGTCACCCCCGGGGCCGGGATGAAACCCCGGGCTCCTCCGGGCGGCAGCGGAGACAGGCGCAAGTTTCGCTCAGCCCAGATAAAACCTTTCACTGCGACTGAGCGAAGAGACCCGACAGCGGCCAGGCAAAATGTTCGCGTCGGACTGGGAGCAAACGTTAGCAGGCGACTCACGGCTCCTACTCTGAAGTATAATTTCAGTGAACGAGCTCTtttgcaaatgcaaaaaaagacaaaacaaaacaaaacacactccTCGCCCGATCGTCTGATTCCTTCGCAAGTCACTGCAACTTGACTAGCTCCGTGCTGTGGCTTTGCAGCCAGTATCTGCTCTCTCTTCTAGCGTATataggaagatttttttttttctttcctgaaagctAAAAGTAGTTACACAGAATTCAGATCCAGATGTCACTAATTTGCAATTGCTTTGGGACGCAAGCTGATATAGGGGCTAGCCCTGCCTCTGCCCAGTGTTCTGGGAAGTGAACTAGCGTTACATGCAAGCTGCAGCCTGGCTAAGGCAGCCTAAAGTGAAAGCGACCACGGATGGGCTAGTGTACTCACATTTTAGGGTGCTAAGAAGATATTTTCTCAGATCTAAGTCCGTGCAACAGGTTTTGACATCTTTCCGGCTAGGGCGAACAGCTGCTCCCGTTCATATTCAACCGCTGTGGTTATGAGAtggaaggagaggaagatgaGTCAGGTACATCCCTAATAAACGTGGGGCGACCGAGCGGGGTAGcggggaggcaggaggaacaGCTCAGACCTCGCtagtgcttttctcttttgccacgGTCACCAttgcaggagggagaggaacgGCTCTATGTTCTTCTGTGCGAAAGGCACACGGTGTGTGCGTGAAGGTTGGGGGTAGAAGAGGGCATTTGGGCTTCTCTCGCCGTTTCTGCTCAGAGTAACTTTTGCAGTGGATCGGTTCTCCCGTCCCGTGACCGTCCgccacagctgcagctgcgAACTCTCCTGCCGCTTAGGTTGGCTAGGAAGCGCTGAGACTGGGATGCTTTCGTTTACAAACAATCACAGTTTGAATCTTGCAGAAGTCGGCCGGCATCAAGGCAGTAAGCGGCCGAGGGCTCATTTTGTAAAGGCGGGGAGGAAGAATCATGTAAGGGGGTTTTACCGACCCACCACCAACATGCCGAATTTGTTTTAAACGAATTtcagctctctctctcttgcCCTGAAAAGGAAGCCTCTATCTTGCGTCCCCGGGCGATCCAGGGCGGTAGCCGCCCGCTTGCCACTGCTCCTTTATGGCAGCACTTGGGAAAACTCGGACAGGTAGGAAGACGTGCAGCTTCCAAAGCGGGGTGCACTCGAGAAAACACAGACGTACGCGGCGGATATGCACAGCCGTCCGGACGTGCCGGGAACCGGACGCGGGCTGATCCGCTGCCCCcactttcctcctcctgcctccctccccggCCGTATTTCGCCTGCCCGCAGCCCTGGTGCGGCTCCACgccgggagccgccgccgccgggagCCTCCGGGCTGAGCGCGGCTGCCCCGGCCTCGCCTTCCCCTGGGGACGGCCGCTACCCCCGCCCGGGTCGGCACGAAGGCTCCATCCATCGGCCGCGGAGGGTCAGGctacgagacggggagacgcaGCTTGGTCTCTTGTGGCTTCGCTAAATCCCTGACGCGCCGGGGCGGCTAAAAAGGTACTGTGGCAGGAACCCACAATTGCAGAGACCTCTCCTGTCAGGGCTGCAAATGGCGTAGAAAGAGCTTGTGGGATTCATTATTATTTCTCCGCATAAAGAGTAACATTAAAGGCCACGGAAACTGCCCATATTTTGGGCCCAGGAGGCTCCTTCCGAAGTCCTCCACCTGGGCGAGCCGCGGCGCCCGCGGCCGCTCCAGCCGTCCCGTCCGCCTGCGCAGCCTGGGAGCCGCTCCCGCGGAGACACCGCACCACCCTTCTCTCGCTCATTTCACCCACTCATCCTCCTCCGACCTTCCAGCTTGCACAGTCTCCCTAGCTCACCTTTCGCTTTGTACAGAGCGAAAGGGCCGGGAAAGGACACGAGTCCCTGACCCGCACAGTCAGTAAGCTAAAAATGCAGTGTGTATTGGGCACGCGTGGGTGATAAATGTCCACTTAATCACGCAAAGTGACTGACTTTTACACGTGTCCCTCTCCTGGATGAAACACCCCGACACGCTCCTGGCAAtcaagcagaaataaatgccCGACGTCCAGTGATCAAAAATGCCAGAGCCCTGCGCACCGGAGCGTGGCGGAGCACAGCCGGCGATTAATGGAGAGGCAATCCTTCCCCGGTCCTGTACCGTCATGCCTCCTCCTGGCTCCCGGGCAGGTACGATCAGCGTGTAATGGGATCCAAAGTCACGAAGAGGGTCTGTATTGTACATGAGAGACCGCTTCTCTACAAAACTCTCCGACAGTTGTTAGTGGGCACTGGGGAAGGGGGTCAAGCTAACGTTTTTAGAAAGAAACTTTCAACAACGGCTGGATAAGGGGTTTTCTCCCCACGGCAGCTGCGGGTGCCAGGAACGACTTAGCCCGGGGCCAGGAGCGGCGCGGCTGGGATGGGGCTGCGGGGCGCGGACTGGGCGGTAGGGCTGGGATCCAGACGGAGCTGCGGGGCCCGGACGGGGCGGCGGCTCCGTCCCGCCGCGCCGCAGCGCCCTGCGGCAAGAGGCAGGGGCCCGGGCTTCGGCTCTGCCTCTGTCCCCCGATGGGCGCCTGCAGCGTCAATCACGGCGGAAATATCTCCCTCGCTAGCTAACATCTCAGCTCGCAGGGCCGCCTCTGAGTGGATCTGAGCAATCTGTCAACCCAGCCGGGGAGCCACTTCAAAACAGATCGGGTTACCCCTGATTGACAGCGTCACCATGGCAAATAATTTGACTAAAACTATTGTCTTCTCCTGGCAGTCCCCGGGTCAGATAACCGGACCAATCACAGCGCGGATAATCACTTTTCATGCCAGCTTAGaataatattattaaaaaaaaagggggagagagagaaaaagaaaggggggaaaaactCCGAGAGGGAGAGGAGCGAGGGAGCAGGGCTTTACCAGTATATTATGTGGGATCTTGCTgcggcggggggtgggggggaagcaGGGAGATCCCAAACCGGCGGCCgaggggggtgggggtgggagaGCCGCGGCCGCTGTGAGCGCTGCAGATAGGAGACAAAAGAGGCACAAAGTTACTCTCGCAACTTGGACTTACAAAAAGGAGGCGGCCGGGGGGGGAAAGCCGTCCGCGCTCGGGCTCCCGAGACTTTTTTCTTCGCTCTTCGCCTTTTTTTCTCCGGCTCCCTCGGCCTCTCCGGGGCCGGGCGCTACCGATGGCCGCGGTCCCCCGCACCCGGCCGTGACGCCCGACCGGGCCCCGCCGggcgccgccgccccggggCCTGCCCCGCATGCCGAGCGCTGCCCGCCGCCCCACGCCGCTCCCCTCTATGCGGCCGTAGGGTGCGCGGCGGGGCAAGGCTCACCATGTCGATGCTCCCGACTTTTGGCTTCACCCAAGAGCAAGTGGCCTGCGTCTGCGAGGTGCTCCAGCAAGGCGGCAACATCGAGCGGCTGGGGCGGTTCCTCTGGTCCCTCCCTGCCTGCGAGCACCTCCACAAGAACGAGAGCGTCCTGAAGGCCAAGGCGGTGGTGGCCTTCCACCGGGGCAACTTCCGCGAGCTCTACAAGATCCTGGAGAGCCACCAGTTCTCGGCGCACAATCACcccaagctgcagcagctctggttgAAGGCGCACTACATCGAGGCGGAGAAGCTGCGGGGGCGACCCCTAGGGGCGGTGGGCAAGTACCGGGTGCGCCGCAAGTTCCCGCTGCCCCGCTCCATCTGGGACGGCGAGGAGACCAGCTACTGCTTCAAGGAGAAGAGCCGCAGCGTCCTCCGCGAGTGGTACGCCCACAACCCCTACCCGTCCCCCCGCGAGAAGCGGGAGCTGGCCGAGGCCACCGGCCTCACCACCACCCAGGTCAGCAACTGGTTCAAGAACCGCCGGCAGCGGGACCGCGCGGCCGAGGCCAAGGAAAGGTACGGCTCCCCCGGCGCCCGCGGTTCCCCGACCCCGCTGATTGCGCcgctccttcccctctgcccacGCCCCGGCTGCGGGGAGGCCCGCGGAACGGCTTGTCCCGGAGAAGCAGAAGTGAGTGGGGTGGGAGATAGAATATGTCCGCCAAAAGTAGCCCCGGGAGAGGCTGACGAGACTTCTTACCCTCCAAGACCCTACTCCCTTCATAGACGGTGCAGGGGCCTTGGAGCAGCCCTTTTTGCCGGGTGTGCTTCCCACGGCTGGCAACGATTGCCGGTTAAGCATAGCggccgtgtcccccccgccgCAACTCGGGCTGCGGGGCCGGAGGTGCCGGTGCGGGACCATGGCCCGGCGAGAGGGGAGCCCGGCAGCGGCGACGCTGAGGGCGAAGGCTCCGCGGCCCGCACAGCTCCGAGCGTGTCCTTGAGGTACAAAGAGGGAAAGACGAGGGAGCAGCCTGGAACGAGTGGGTCTGGACGGTGTTAGCAAAAATTGCCTCTAAGGTCGGCTCCTGGTGTGAGGTGGGAGACCGAGACAGAGTCTGACCGGAACAACCTCTTTACCTCGCTCATTAAATTGCAGTTTGTATTCACTACCCGGCGAGGTGTTCATTAATGCATGTTAATAGATGTATATTCTTAGACCAAGCGTGATTCTGAAACCGTTTTTTCTCGTTAAATGGATTGAAGAAACAATTCATTACCTAGCAGAAGTTAATCCTTGGGTATTCGGGATGACTTTTCCGTCAGCAGTCCCTGTGCCTTAGGGAAGACGGTTCGAAGCAGCAAAAACCGTCCTCTAACTTCACAGTGGCTCCTCACTAGTTCGCTGAACTGCCCACTCCATACGGATCTGGTCGTATGGCCTGCGCGGTAAACTAACAGATTAGAAATCTCCCGTAGATCCGTGCCTCAGAAGAGACctctatttttcatttctgcctaATGTGTTTTGGAACTGGCCAGCACCACAGCCGCGCAGCTGTGCAGTCCGGCAGGTTAGGGCTCCGTACAGATTTGCTCCATATATTTCCCGAAACGGTGCTAGAGCTTTGATTTTCCTTCGAATCCCCGCAAGTGTTGGTTTTACGAGATGTTAGAGATCCTTTTTATTGCTGATAGCGGGGACTCACCTTCAAATATCTAAAGGAAATTAAGGTTacacatatttcattttttttttattccaaggAATCAAATTTTAGAGGTCTCCAGAGACAAATTAGATTTTTGACATTGAAAAATACACTCAACGTAATATTACACTCCAGGCGTTAGAAAACAGATCTTTCATGGGAATGCCATTCACTCAAGCAAACTGGTTCAAACAGAGCTTTCttgtctatttttatttttttggcatAAAGTGTGTCCAGGCACATCCTGCAGCCCTTATTGAGGAAAAACCGTCAGCGCAATGGCTTCACTGCTCTCCACCAAATCCGGCAGGATAGGGCATCTCTGCTAGCTAGCGTGTTTCAAAGCTTCCGCAGAAGCTTTTAAATAGAGTGGCAATGCCTTCAGTATTTCAGGCAGGGCTGTGTCTAAAGTATTTCTACGAGTATTTCTAAGTCTAAAAAACACGTTAGTCTTGAGCTCCCACCTCATCTTGCCATTTTCATTtcggaaagaaaaaacaaccataAATAcgtatatatgcatatacatatatatatgtatgtgtgtatgtatgtgtgtgtgtatgtatgtgtgcgTGTATGTATAGATCTGCAAGGGCTTGGCCAGCGTCCAGCGATTTCTCGGCATTTACCCGGTGATGAATTTTGAAATTATGTCCTGCCTTTCGGAGCCGGCTGCCTCTGTCGGTAGGCGCACCCGTGGTGCCGGGTCCCGCCGCCGCCGAGCTGGGCAAGAAGCTACCGGGGCTGCGCCCTCCGCCACTCGAGGAGGGACGGAAGGATGGCAGACGGCGTGCGGAGTGTTTTCCGAGCGGACCAGGGAAATACGCAAGTTAACTCTGTTTACTTGCCTTATCTTCCATATTGGGCTATGTTTTGAGCTTTAGGCTCCGGGCGGGGGGGAAACATACCCGTCCAGTTACTTAAGCAAAAGCCTTTCCCGTCTGATGAGAGCCTCcggagctgtgctgctgcacaggGCGATCCTGTCTACAGCAAGCCGTGCTTTGGCCTTCCCAGGAGAAGCCGTGGTCGAACTTCTCTTCGGCCCTGGGAACagttttaaagttaaaaaagaaattttttaaaaatatcttcctctccctcttcctttcctccaccctccctccccacgCTGTGCAGGCGCTTTGGACTCAGAAAATGACGTTTTGGCAAAGTGACACTTTCCGCTGGGCTAGTGTGAGACTCTGTTTACAAGCTCAGTGGACCTTAGACCTTTGTGCCAGATGAAGAGGCCTTGGAGGTTTGCAGAGTTTGTAAACCTACTGGTTCTGCATTCACCCCCGCTGGCCGCCTCGAGGAACCAGCTCCTCGCCGCCCGCCGTCCCCGCGGTGCGCGCCCCGGAGCGACGGCCACACGGTGACTTCACTCCCTCTTTTATGTTTCCTATAGGGAAAACAACGAGAATTCCAACTCCAACAGCCACAACCCGCTCTCGGCGTCAATGAACGGGAATAAGACAGTTTTGGGGAGCTCAGAGGACGAGAAGACGCCGTCAGGGACTCCGGATCACACCTCCTCCAGCCCCGCGCTGCTCCTCAGTTCTAATCCCGGGCTACAGCCCCTGCACGGTCTGGGCCACCCCCAGGGCCCCAGCGCCATCCCCGTGCCCAGCGCCGACCCCATGCACCACCACAGCTTGCAGGACTCCATCCTCAACCCCATGTCATCTAACCTGGTCGATCTGGGCTCGTAAAACCGTGTACACGCTCCTTCCTTCGCACCAGCCCGCCTTcgctctttttatttttttttccctttaatctTACCAGACACTTTGAAAGAGATTACGAACTCCTTAGTGGATGTGTTGTGCCCTTTGGCAGCACGCTGGCTGCAGGTTTGGAAGATATCAGACTTGGCTGTGGGCAGTAATGTTGTGAAAAGCCGTAAGAGTTGCTTAAAGGTGTTCTCAGGCGTGTAAGGACTGTTGGACAGGACCTGTGAGTTTCATGGCAGGCTGTAAGGTGGTTCGGTGTAGCAGCTCTTTCCAGCCTTAACTTCACGGATCTATCGGTGGTCTCACCGTAACGGGCCGGTCTATGTGGGAAGACGCATATtgtaatcttttatttttttttgggggggtggggaggggaggaaaagggagtgCAAGGCCGCTGTTTCGATGCCTATTCGAAAGTTACACATCGCTCCCGTTATTCTATTGTAGTTATGTATCCGTGGCAGGTGTACGATGTACAATTTCAACTAAGAGTACAAAAGCTGTAGTCAAGTTATAGCAGCAACACGCGCTCTAGGCAGACTCTGTAACCTTCTTGTAGCTGATGCTATGCAGAGAGATGGCTTCTTTGGCCTTGTCCATGTGGTGCTTTTGCCATTTGCTGAGTGGGAAAGGAAGTGACGGCCCGGCTCCAGCCCCAGAGGTAGGCAGGGACAGATTCTCCCCTCGGTGTGCAACGAGGGCAGGACCGGGCTTTAAGAAAGAGGAATTGCTGCACGAGTTTAGACCTAAACGACAGTATCAACCGCAAGTCACTCACCTTAGTTTTGTTCATTGTTTATATTATGTGAATACattctttggaaaatatttctgcttttattttataataaaatttagAAATCTAACTCGGCGTGCGGTTGCTTGACTCGCCTGCGGGGTGTTTTCTGGCtcagccctgagcagcagcagagcaggcgGTCCCGTGGCCGGGGCTGATGTGGCTCGGCCGGGGAAGGTGGTAGACAACCGGGCGGTGTCGGGACCCCGGGGACTCCCCAATGCCGTCGCAGAGGCGAGCGGACCTGTCGCCTCACCACCCCCGGCTCCATCAGACGGCACCTTCGCTCCGTTTGGGGAGTCTCGCGGAGCAACGCCCGGGCACGTCGGGACCAGCTCCGGCCCGGGGAAGCGGTGAGCGCTGGGGGAAGCAGGCGGCGCCCCGCGGGAGCAGGGGGGCTGGGGAAAGGGGAAGCAGAGGTGGTGGGGGCCCTCAGGGGAGCGGGGCCCACCTGCTCCCACGGGGGCACGGCCAGGCAGGCTGCGGGCTTTTCCGTCCTGGTGTCCGCTGGCCTCGGCAGAAAGCCACCCCCCACCGCCCCCTCGCCCCAGGGGCGGGCGCGCAAACGGAGCCTGACCAGACCCTGCTCCGGGAGGCCGCCAAGGCTGGACTGCAAACACCTTTCCAGAGCCTACGGAAGTGATGCTGGGAATGGGAAttatctgttcctttttttttttttttttaattttattttattttattttattttattttattttatgcgGGCAAAGAGTGGCCAAAGAGACAAGCAAGTTGCTTGCAAGTTTGCTTCATTAAAAGATAAGAGCTCAGGATGATCTCATTACAGCTTGCACCCTCGCCACCAACTCTTTGCTAGACGCCGAATGTGGTACATCAtcagtttaaaatattcatcAGAGTTTGCAAGGGGTTTTatgctgattttattttccccttgaatgaatttaatgtgaaaaataaaccaagaaaaCGATACGGCTTCAAGCGCGTTAGAAATATGTGTAGATCAGCAAAGATCGTGTCCAGGTTTCAGACGTTGGCTGAAATGTCAATCAGCGGGATTTTTGTGCGGGCAATGTCCTAATTTGATATAATCTGGGGTAGGATTAGCGCTTCTGTACATTTGTGGGTATCCACTAAAAGCACCTTTCTATGAGGTCGCGTTAAAGTCTATAGAAAGGAAGGTATGGACGTCGGTAAGGGGGAGGACCGGCCtcgaaaaaaaaaaggtctctcTTGCTCATGGTTATAAATCCACTGTTCTTCTTGTGCTGGGATGCAACGGAGTACAGTGTTATAAAGAAGACAACGTGGTATATCCAGGTTATGCTTctcctgtttctgttctttgggGTGATTTTTTTAGCAGGGAGATGATGTGGCTATTGCCTCTGCTGTGGGAGCGTATCAGTGGGGTCTTGCGTGGACTAGGGCCTAAATAGCAGATCCTGTTATTTCCGTTGAAGGGCATCTAATAACTGTAGCTATGAATTTCAATCCTTTGCAAATAAACATTTCGCAAGTAGAGGAATCACTGCTTCCTAGGGCTACATAAGATCCCCGGTCCCTGTAAAATAACACGTGCAGCGGTGCAGTATTGCAAAGAATTAATTAATTGGCTAGTTAATGATTTCGTATTTTTAGAGATAGAAGTAActttgggaaggaaaacagaacgACTGGGTTAATAAAACATGGCCTCGAAACTGAAATAAAGCCTGAAGGCTTTGgccactgaagaaaaaaaaaaagccaagatgGGGAACATTTAAAGAGGCAATATGAAAACAGGATGGGTTTTACGTGGTTAATAAAAGGTCGTATTGCACAGAGGTTGGAGATCTCGATCGGGAATAGTAAATGAAAGGCTGATAGGGTGAGAAAGGCCCTTTGAAAGCGAGAGGCGATTAAAACTCCTGTAAATTGGAGAGAGGATCACTTATATACggaaaaagggaagagagagcGACTCGCTGAAGTCAATTAAAGACAGCTAGAAACAGAAATCATGTagtaagacaaaaaaaatctgcaggtCAAGCTAGCACTAAGGGCGCACACAGCTTAAAGCCCAGATGGTGAGACGTGTGTAATGCAACCTGAAAACCTGTACATGCTAAGACTCATTTTATCGGACAGCACTTGCCTTAGTAATGATGTTTGGTAAATTAGCTCAAATCCCCCCCGATTTTCCATGCACAAAAAAGTTCCCGATAGAAGAATATGCCGAAAGTGACGTGACTAATCCTTGGTTTTAAACAGATTAGTTATGATTCAGTAGCATTACGTTACATGGGGCATATCTCGTCTCATCTCATCTCAGGGTTGGTTGTTTGCGGGGTACCCGCGCAGGTTTCGGAGGATAAATAAAAAGATGGTCCGGACCCAGCAGGCTTTATCCATGAAACTCCCCATGGCTACGCCCGCACTGAGGC is a window of Columba livia isolate bColLiv1 breed racing homer chromosome 3, bColLiv1.pat.W.v2, whole genome shotgun sequence DNA encoding:
- the SIX2 gene encoding homeobox protein SIX2, with product MSMLPTFGFTQEQVACVCEVLQQGGNIERLGRFLWSLPACEHLHKNESVLKAKAVVAFHRGNFRELYKILESHQFSAHNHPKLQQLWLKAHYIEAEKLRGRPLGAVGKYRVRRKFPLPRSIWDGEETSYCFKEKSRSVLREWYAHNPYPSPREKRELAEATGLTTTQVSNWFKNRRQRDRAAEAKERENNENSNSNSHNPLSASMNGNKTVLGSSEDEKTPSGTPDHTSSSPALLLSSNPGLQPLHGLGHPQGPSAIPVPSADPMHHHSLQDSILNPMSSNLVDLGS